Proteins found in one Campylobacter canadensis genomic segment:
- a CDS encoding 5-methylcytosine restriction system specificity protein McrC, translating to MKYLSFFDEISLISIKKCEFSVKNKHYSYYKNILLWCKLFLNGFSFTPFAGDNHSYALLFDMNRLFEDFVAFMLKKQNPNISIHTQVSNRYLIKDERKDYFLMRPDILIKLKDKTIIADTKYKIINDLSDISQADLYQVFAYATKFKASEVWLIYPLLNDVLQGKTLEYKPENFENKIKLKLLFAPLL from the coding sequence TTGAAATATTTAAGCTTTTTTGATGAGATAAGTTTAATTAGCATTAAAAAATGCGAATTTAGTGTAAAAAATAAGCATTATAGTTATTATAAAAATATACTTTTATGGTGTAAGTTATTTCTAAACGGCTTTAGTTTTACGCCATTTGCAGGAGATAATCACTCTTATGCTTTGCTTTTTGATATGAATAGACTTTTTGAAGATTTTGTAGCTTTTATGCTTAAAAAACAAAATCCAAATATAAGCATACATACTCAAGTATCAAACAGATATTTGATAAAAGATGAGAGAAAAGATTATTTTTTAATGCGACCTGATATTTTGATTAAGCTTAAGGATAAAACGATTATTGCTGATACAAAGTATAAAATTATAAATGATTTAAGTGATATTAGCCAAGCTGATTTATATCAAGTATTTGCTTATGCAACAAAGTTTAAAGCTAGTGAAGTGTGGCTTATATATCCACTTTTAAACGATGTTTTGCAAGGAAAAACTTTAGAATATAAGCCAGAAAATTTTGAAAATAAAATAAAGCTAAAGCTGCTTTTTGCTCCTTTGCTTTAA
- a CDS encoding autotransporter outer membrane beta-barrel domain-containing protein — MKKYFLSSLCAIALCNANVFASENIQNLKDFLTQKQELQKQISDLSSKKLNIVENYEKANLFYKNAIKNKQNINNEYEKLQHNISSLEYKLKELNSKNQNFDMTIKALTKKNQDLQNTIKANESSISAFTKAKDENLKAYENAKKEYETAVRELEPYYKQKNDCIDKYNNILNELDKNLEDVKKTELTKQKDELQKQIKELNIQYQLKREDIKTKEKIQDEALQFYQNGISAINKLMDENKSFENDISANKKNIDDAEFWKKILQEQLTSTDANNEKLKKELQAKELELKDAQSKIEQAKLELDNKSQNIDALNKEIEQKKDEIATILDKIKNETKEGLAKKEEIKNSLGEFYNDNSKAATELITLVASSSNLSEEDKAQAKNLANKIATESLQAKIDDISKNATSSINVQLNNMNKRLGEVRAMGAQTGVWLRTYGGRYSGNNNHFNYYSTQIGIDKKSDLSNAELLSGALIGFDKINSLTDTKAYSIGAYFSYINNDGYFADTVLKYLNTSYSQKEHSFKKQNSFLLSMEAGYRFDIFTSSYIEPSLEFITGYVGKYEDKYKGTIISVNKYVPFVVKPQVYYGLNLDSFIFRAGLGAVVNLHNNKANLHIGDLIAGISANSSIKLSKNNHGFASIQTAYSFNENLRLNLGLERSFGTSFKQDYELNATLRYTF; from the coding sequence ATGAAAAAATATTTTCTTTCATCATTGTGTGCTATTGCACTTTGTAATGCAAATGTTTTTGCTAGTGAAAACATACAGAATTTAAAAGATTTTCTTACACAAAAACAAGAATTACAAAAGCAAATTAGTGATTTATCAAGTAAAAAATTAAATATCGTAGAAAATTATGAAAAAGCAAATTTATTTTATAAAAATGCTATTAAAAATAAACAAAATATAAATAATGAGTATGAAAAGTTACAACATAATATTTCTTCTTTAGAATATAAATTAAAAGAACTTAATAGTAAAAATCAAAATTTTGATATGACAATTAAGGCTTTAACTAAAAAAAATCAAGACTTACAAAATACAATAAAAGCTAACGAATCTTCAATATCAGCATTTACAAAAGCAAAAGATGAAAATTTAAAGGCATATGAAAATGCCAAAAAAGAATATGAAACAGCAGTAAGAGAGCTTGAACCTTATTATAAGCAAAAAAATGATTGTATAGATAAATATAACAATATTTTAAATGAACTTGATAAAAATTTAGAAGATGTTAAAAAAACTGAATTAACTAAGCAAAAAGATGAATTGCAAAAGCAAATAAAAGAGCTTAATATTCAATATCAATTAAAGCGTGAAGATATTAAAACTAAAGAAAAGATACAAGATGAAGCTTTGCAATTTTATCAAAATGGAATTAGTGCTATAAATAAATTAATGGATGAAAATAAGAGCTTTGAAAATGACATTAGTGCTAATAAAAAAAATATTGATGATGCAGAATTTTGGAAAAAAATTTTACAAGAGCAACTAACATCAACCGACGCAAATAACGAAAAGCTTAAAAAAGAACTACAAGCAAAAGAACTAGAATTAAAAGACGCTCAAAGCAAGATAGAGCAAGCAAAATTAGAATTAGATAACAAAAGCCAAAACATAGACGCACTAAACAAAGAAATTGAACAAAAAAAAGATGAAATCGCAACTATCTTAGATAAAATAAAAAACGAAACCAAAGAAGGCTTAGCTAAAAAAGAAGAAATTAAGAACTCTTTAGGAGAATTTTATAACGACAATTCAAAAGCCGCAACAGAGCTAATTACATTAGTAGCAAGCTCAAGCAATCTTAGCGAAGAAGATAAAGCTCAGGCAAAAAACCTAGCTAACAAAATAGCAACAGAAAGCTTACAAGCAAAAATAGATGATATTAGTAAAAACGCTACAAGCTCAATTAATGTGCAACTTAATAATATGAATAAGCGTTTAGGTGAAGTTAGAGCAATGGGCGCTCAAACTGGTGTATGGCTAAGAACTTATGGAGGTAGATACAGCGGAAATAACAATCATTTTAATTATTACTCAACCCAAATTGGTATAGATAAAAAAAGCGATTTATCAAACGCAGAACTTTTAAGCGGAGCATTAATTGGCTTTGATAAGATTAATTCACTTACTGATACAAAGGCTTATAGCATAGGAGCTTATTTTAGCTATATTAACAATGATGGATATTTTGCTGATACGGTATTAAAATACTTAAACACATCTTATTCACAAAAAGAACATAGTTTTAAAAAGCAAAATTCTTTCTTGCTTTCTATGGAAGCTGGATATAGATTTGATATTTTTACAAGCTCTTACATTGAGCCTAGTTTAGAATTTATTACAGGCTATGTTGGCAAATATGAAGATAAGTATAAAGGCACAATAATAAGTGTTAATAAATATGTACCATTTGTTGTAAAACCACAAGTTTATTATGGGCTTAATTTAGATAGCTTTATTTTTAGAGCAGGGCTTGGAGCGGTTGTTAATTTGCATAATAACAAGGCTAATTTACATATTGGAGATTTAATTGCAGGAATTAGTGCTAATTCAAGCATAAAACTTTCAAAAAACAATCACGGCTTTGCAAGTATTCAAACAGCTTATAGCTTTAATGAAAACTTAAGATTAAACCTAGGTCTTGAAAGAAGCTTTGGCACATCATTTAAACAAGATTACGAACTAAACGCTACATTACGCTACACATTTTAA
- the ileS gene encoding isoleucine--tRNA ligase, whose translation MKDTLLLPQTEFAMRANLYENEKHSFDEFSKYAYKLMSSKKASTFILHDGPPYANGHLHVGHAINKILKDMINKTEYFLNNKSIHYTAGWDCHGLPIEQQVEIKLKDTNPSIKQIHDACTAHAKEFVQIQKKEFQDLGIIADFDNPYLTMDFKFEANIYKCLLEVAKNSLLIQRQKPVYWSWAAKSALAEAEVEYQDKQDYSIFVAFKLNDDAKNKLKSLNIADEVLNNARAVIWTTTPWTLPANQAIALNKDEEYIISKNGLIVAKKRVQDLSEFNLEEIASFKGDFLENTHAINPLNNRLSKLIVGEHVTMDGGSGLVHTAPGHGEDDYYVCLKYNIPVIMPVDDGGCYDESILELVPKQNLKGMHIFKANEVILELLGDALLKQSTFIHSYPFCWRTHKPVIYRATKQFFIAMDKKFYNNMSLRELALSEIDKINFYPQSGKNRLKTMIENRPDWCISRQRSWGVPLAFFLDENNELIMDYELYEHLASLFEKEGVRIWWQKEIKDLLPQNCKYDANKLSKVNDILDVWFDSGSTFACVLDSGNYGIKAKQASMYLEGSDQHRGWFQSSLLLSCIINKQAPYKSVLTHGFTVDKNGRKMSKSLGNVIAPSDIAKKYGIEILRLYIASSDYSSDIKLGEDILNQASEQYRKIRNTIRFLLANTNDLEKMCYEFSELDLLFLNKADEVFKLCKKSFLEYDFAKGINALATFLSADLSGIYLDVCKDSLYCDAKNSTNRMASQSAMVLILQKLFIYLAPILTHTINEAFKVANKLVTKNVENIFMLTEDEINVKKSSFEYEKLVEFRQDFYEQIDILKKDKKIKSTLELAVISSNEEMNSFKENCKFLNISAFCKSDLDFVKIAEFKQGFIAYAKDCKCPRCWRYLSKDENSLCLRCSEAIK comes from the coding sequence ATGAAAGATACATTATTACTCCCACAAACCGAATTTGCAATGAGAGCAAATTTATACGAAAACGAAAAACACAGTTTTGATGAATTTAGCAAATATGCTTATAAACTAATGTCAAGCAAAAAAGCAAGTACCTTTATTTTGCACGATGGTCCTCCTTATGCAAATGGGCATTTACATGTCGGGCATGCAATTAATAAAATCTTAAAAGATATGATAAATAAGACTGAATATTTTTTAAATAATAAAAGCATTCATTACACAGCAGGTTGGGATTGCCACGGATTACCGATTGAACAACAAGTAGAAATTAAATTAAAAGATACAAATCCATCAATTAAGCAAATTCACGATGCTTGCACCGCTCATGCAAAAGAATTTGTGCAAATACAAAAAAAAGAATTTCAAGATTTAGGAATAATTGCAGATTTTGATAATCCTTATTTAACAATGGATTTTAAATTTGAAGCAAATATTTATAAATGCCTTTTAGAGGTTGCAAAAAATTCATTATTAATTCAAAGACAAAAGCCAGTATATTGGAGCTGGGCAGCAAAATCAGCCTTAGCAGAAGCTGAAGTTGAGTATCAAGATAAGCAAGATTATTCAATCTTCGTTGCTTTTAAATTAAATGATGATGCTAAAAATAAACTAAAAAGTTTAAATATTGCTGATGAAGTTTTAAATAATGCAAGAGCAGTAATTTGGACAACTACTCCTTGGACACTACCAGCTAATCAAGCAATAGCATTAAATAAAGATGAAGAATATATAATCTCAAAAAATGGTTTAATTGTTGCTAAAAAAAGAGTGCAAGATTTAAGTGAGTTTAATTTAGAAGAAATTGCTAGTTTTAAAGGAGATTTTTTAGAAAATACCCACGCTATAAATCCACTTAATAATCGTTTATCAAAATTAATCGTAGGCGAACATGTAACAATGGATGGCGGTAGTGGTTTAGTACATACTGCACCAGGTCATGGTGAGGATGATTATTATGTATGTTTAAAATACAATATACCTGTAATTATGCCTGTTGATGATGGTGGTTGTTATGATGAAAGTATTTTAGAATTAGTACCTAAGCAAAATCTAAAAGGAATGCATATTTTTAAAGCAAATGAAGTAATCTTAGAACTTTTAGGCGATGCTTTATTAAAACAAAGCACTTTCATTCACTCATATCCATTTTGTTGGAGAACGCATAAACCTGTAATTTATCGTGCTACAAAGCAATTTTTCATAGCAATGGATAAAAAATTTTATAATAATATGAGTTTAAGAGAACTTGCTTTAAGCGAGATTGATAAAATTAACTTTTACCCACAAAGTGGTAAAAATCGCTTAAAAACTATGATAGAAAATCGCCCTGATTGGTGTATTTCAAGACAAAGAAGCTGGGGTGTGCCTTTAGCCTTTTTCTTAGATGAAAATAATGAATTGATTATGGATTATGAACTTTACGAGCATTTAGCAAGTTTATTTGAAAAAGAAGGCGTTAGAATTTGGTGGCAAAAAGAAATTAAAGATTTACTTCCACAAAATTGCAAATATGATGCAAATAAGCTTAGTAAGGTTAATGATATTTTAGATGTTTGGTTTGATAGCGGTAGCACCTTTGCTTGTGTTTTAGATAGTGGTAATTACGGTATTAAAGCAAAACAAGCTTCAATGTATCTTGAAGGTAGCGACCAACATAGAGGCTGGTTTCAAAGCTCTTTATTGCTTAGCTGCATTATAAATAAACAAGCACCTTACAAAAGTGTTTTAACTCACGGATTTACCGTTGATAAAAACGGAAGAAAAATGAGTAAAAGTTTAGGAAATGTAATAGCACCAAGTGATATTGCTAAAAAATATGGAATTGAAATTTTAAGACTTTACATAGCAAGCAGTGACTATTCAAGCGATATTAAATTAGGAGAAGATATTTTAAATCAAGCAAGCGAGCAGTATAGAAAAATAAGAAATACAATAAGATTTTTACTAGCAAACACAAATGATTTAGAAAAGATGTGCTATGAATTTAGCGAACTTGATTTATTGTTTTTAAATAAAGCCGATGAAGTGTTTAAGCTATGTAAAAAATCATTTTTAGAATATGATTTTGCAAAAGGAATTAACGCTCTTGCAACATTTTTAAGCGCTGATTTAAGCGGAATTTATTTAGATGTATGCAAAGATAGTCTTTATTGTGATGCAAAAAATTCAACCAATAGAATGGCATCTCAAAGTGCTATGGTGCTTATTTTACAAAAACTATTTATATATTTAGCGCCTATTTTAACGCATACAATAAATGAAGCATTTAAAGTCGCAAATAAACTTGTAACAAAGAATGTGGAAAATATTTTTATGCTTACTGAAGATGAAATTAATGTTAAAAAATCTAGTTTTGAATATGAAAAATTAGTTGAATTTAGACAAGATTTTTATGAGCAAATTGATATCTTAAAAAAAGATAAAAAAATAAAATCAACCTTAGAATTAGCAGTAATTAGTAGCAATGAAGAAATGAATTCATTCAAAGAAAATTGCAAATTTTTAAATATTTCAGCATTTTGTAAAAGCGATTTAGACTTTGTAAAAATTGCAGAATTTAAACAAGGTTTTATAGCTTATGCAAAAGATTGCAAATGTCCTAGATGTTGGAGATATTTAAGTAAAGATGAAAACAGTTTATGCTTAAGATGTAGCGAGGCTATTAAGTGA
- a CDS encoding 5-methylcytosine restriction system specificity protein McrC: MKIEVCEHEIISLRDNDEFLDELISFAENNPEFLRIVGKNKLKTRNFVGLIKTKSGVLEIYPKVSKSSDEIMPSIDLSKAYELKDEMFKECKARELNPKKLLLELLRTLQESPFKKSLKATLKDEKMPLFEVFIEMFLEELFVLLNKGLMSDYIKVSNNKAFLKGKLIFSEHLRQNLAHKERFFTENDEYIIDNATNQTIKTTLFHLKKLSQK, encoded by the coding sequence ATGAAGATTGAAGTTTGCGAGCATGAAATTATAAGCCTACGTGATAACGACGAGTTTTTAGACGAGCTTATAAGCTTTGCTGAAAACAACCCAGAGTTTTTAAGAATAGTCGGTAAAAATAAGCTAAAAACAAGGAATTTCGTAGGGCTTATAAAAACAAAAAGTGGGGTTTTGGAAATCTATCCTAAGGTTTCAAAATCAAGCGATGAGATAATGCCCAGCATAGATTTAAGCAAGGCTTATGAGTTAAAAGATGAGATGTTTAAGGAGTGTAAAGCAAGAGAGTTAAATCCTAAAAAGCTACTTTTAGAACTTTTAAGAACTTTACAAGAAAGTCCATTTAAAAAATCACTTAAAGCAACGCTAAAAGATGAAAAAATGCCACTTTTTGAAGTTTTTATTGAGATGTTTTTAGAAGAACTTTTCGTACTTTTAAATAAAGGGCTTATGAGTGATTATATAAAAGTATCAAACAATAAAGCATTTTTAAAAGGAAAATTGATTTTTAGCGAACATTTAAGGCAAAATTTAGCTCATAAAGAGCGATTTTTTACTGAAAATGATGAATACATTATAGATAATGCGACAAATCAAACCATAAAAACCACGCTTTTTCATTTAAAAAAACTAAGTCAAAAATAA
- the gatA gene encoding Asp-tRNA(Asn)/Glu-tRNA(Gln) amidotransferase subunit GatA, with the protein MISLEKALKLSDNELIELKKEINKKAQETKHLGAYVEQLINKDLDDVEYLGVPVAIKDNIQVKGWNISSCSKILKDYIAPYDASIITKMKEHKLAPFGRCNMDEFAMGNTTKSSCYGKTLNPLNNALVPGGSSGGSAAAVSAKIAVCALGSDTGGSVRQPAALCGCVGFKPSYGRVSRYGLASYSSSLDQIGVLTQNVKDASLLYDAIAGKCEFDSTSADVEFTSTFDKLNADKKYKFAVVKNYFDACSDDIKAQSYKMIEKLQNAGHSINYVNLEDSKIDVAAYYLIACAEASTNLSRYDGIRYGYRADANSLEELYVNTRSKGFGLEVQKRILLGTFVLSSGYIDAYYKKAMLVREKITQKYNDILSNNDLILMPVTPKHARSFEEKLSSVDGYLEDIFTISVNLAKLAGISVPIHTQDNLNTSIQIIARRFDEQNLLNAALSVENLK; encoded by the coding sequence ATGATAAGTTTAGAAAAAGCTTTAAAATTAAGTGATAATGAATTAATTGAGCTAAAAAAAGAAATAAATAAAAAAGCACAAGAAACAAAACACCTTGGTGCTTATGTTGAGCAATTAATTAATAAAGATTTAGATGATGTTGAATATTTAGGTGTGCCTGTTGCTATTAAAGATAACATTCAAGTAAAAGGCTGGAATATTAGCAGCTGCTCTAAAATCTTAAAAGATTACATAGCACCTTACGATGCTAGTATTATTACAAAGATGAAAGAGCATAAACTAGCACCATTTGGAAGATGCAATATGGACGAATTTGCAATGGGAAACACAACAAAAAGTAGTTGTTATGGTAAAACATTAAATCCTTTAAATAACGCATTAGTTCCAGGCGGAAGTAGCGGTGGTAGTGCGGCTGCTGTTAGTGCTAAGATTGCTGTTTGCGCTTTAGGCTCTGATACTGGCGGCTCTGTTAGACAACCTGCTGCACTTTGCGGTTGCGTTGGTTTTAAACCAAGTTATGGAAGAGTAAGTAGATACGGGCTTGCATCTTATTCTAGCAGTCTTGACCAAATTGGAGTTTTAACTCAAAATGTAAAAGATGCTAGTTTATTATATGACGCTATTGCTGGTAAATGCGAGTTTGATAGCACTAGTGCTGATGTTGAATTTACAAGCACATTTGATAAATTAAATGCTGATAAAAAATACAAATTCGCTGTAGTTAAAAATTATTTTGATGCTTGTTCTGATGATATAAAAGCACAAAGTTATAAAATGATAGAAAAGTTACAAAATGCAGGGCATAGTATAAATTATGTTAATCTTGAAGATAGCAAAATTGATGTAGCTGCTTATTATTTAATAGCTTGTGCTGAAGCTAGTACAAATCTAAGTAGATACGATGGTATTCGTTATGGATATAGAGCGGATGCAAATTCGCTAGAAGAACTTTATGTAAATACAAGAAGTAAGGGTTTTGGTTTAGAAGTTCAAAAAAGAATTTTACTTGGTACCTTTGTTTTATCAAGCGGATATATTGATGCTTACTACAAAAAAGCAATGCTAGTAAGAGAAAAAATAACACAAAAATATAACGATATTTTAAGTAATAACGACTTAATATTAATGCCTGTTACTCCAAAACACGCTAGAAGTTTTGAAGAAAAATTAAGCTCTGTTGATGGCTATTTAGAAGATATTTTTACTATTTCAGTTAATCTTGCAAAACTTGCAGGAATTAGCGTTCCTATTCACACACAAGATAATCTTAATACTTCAATTCAAATAATCGCTCGCCGTTTTGATGAGCAAAATTTATTAAATGCAGCTTTAAGTGTTGAGAATTTAAAATAA
- a CDS encoding SIMPL domain-containing protein: MKTNNILMALAIVLASLILAFGFNKALSDFKTLERSVSVKGLSQKEVKADTLILPIKFTRSNNNLTNLYEELEQDKENIIKFLKEQGIKEDEISYNSPNIIDRLSNPYGNDTQATYRYIGTANLLIYTQNVKLGKSILEKISSLAKFGIVTKIDDYDIEYLYTKLNDIKPQMIEEATLNARNAAIKFAQDSNSHLGKIKKASQGQFSISNRDKNTPYIKTIRVVSTIEYYLQD; encoded by the coding sequence ATGAAAACAAATAATATCCTTATGGCTTTAGCCATAGTTTTGGCGAGTTTGATTTTAGCTTTTGGATTTAACAAGGCTTTAAGTGATTTTAAAACTCTTGAAAGAAGTGTAAGTGTAAAGGGTTTAAGCCAAAAAGAAGTTAAAGCAGATACTTTGATACTTCCTATAAAATTCACAAGGTCAAACAACAATCTTACAAATTTATACGAAGAACTAGAACAAGATAAAGAAAATATCATCAAATTTTTAAAAGAACAAGGCATAAAAGAAGATGAGATTAGCTACAATTCGCCAAATATCATAGACCGTTTAAGCAATCCTTATGGCAACGACACTCAAGCTACATACCGATACATAGGCACTGCGAATTTACTCATTTACACGCAAAATGTAAAGCTTGGAAAAAGCATACTAGAAAAGATTTCAAGTCTTGCAAAATTTGGCATAGTAACAAAAATAGATGATTACGACATAGAATACCTTTACACCAAGCTAAATGATATAAAACCTCAAATGATAGAAGAAGCAACGCTCAATGCTAGAAATGCAGCGATAAAATTCGCACAAGATTCAAACAGTCATCTAGGCAAGATAAAAAAGGCTTCTCAAGGGCAATTTAGCATCAGCAATAGAGATAAAAATACCCCTTATATAAAAACCATAAGAGTGGTTTCTACCATAGAATATTATTTACAAGACTAA